AATGAAATCTATTGGTGAAGTAATGGGAATTGGACGCACATTTCAAGAATCAATACAAAAAGCATTATGTGGATTAGAGGTTGGTGCTGCCGGTTTTGATTCTAAAATTTTAAAAAATGACAAAAATACGTTAAAACATATTATTTACGAATTAAAAAATCCTGGCGCAGAACGCATTTGGTATATTGCAGATGCTTTTCGTATAGGTTTATCAATTAATTTTATTTTTAATTTAACAAATATTGATTGTTGGTTTTTATCTCAAATAAAAGAATTAATAAAATTAGAGCAATTAATAGCAAAAAAATCTATTAATAAAATAACAAAAAAATTTTTACGAATATTAAAACGTAAAGGCTTTTCTGATGCACGATTAGCTTACTTAATTAGAACGGATGAAAAAACAATACGTAAATTACGTCAAAATTATAATCTATATCCAGTTTATAAACGTGTTGATACTTGTGCTGCAGAATTTATAACACATACAGCTTATATGTATTCTACTTATGAAGATGAATGTGAATGTAATCCTAATAATAAAAAACCAAAAATCATAATATTAGGTTCTGGACCAAATCGCATTGGTCAAGGTATAGAATTTGATTATTGTTGTGTGCATGCTTCTATTGCTTTAAGAGAAGATGGTTACGAAATAATTATGATTAATTGTAATCCAGAAACTGTTTCAACAGATTATGATATATCAGATCGTCTATATTTTGAACCAATTACTCTTGAAAGTATAGTAGAAATTGTTCGTATCGAAAAACCTAAAGGAGTAATAGTACAATATGGTGGGCAAACCCCATTAAAGTTATCAAAATCATTAGAAGAAGCTGGCGTTCCAATCATAGGAACTAGTTCTGATTCAATAGATAGAGCAGAAAATAGAAAACGTTTTCAACAAGTAATTAATCATTTACATTTAAAACAACCAAAAAATATAACAGTAACAAACGTAAAAGAAGCAATTGATAAATCATATAATATTGGATATCCATTAGTAGTTAGACCATCTTATGTATTAGGTGGAAAGGCTATGGAAATTATATATAACGAAAAAGATTTACGTAATTATTTTAAAAATATATTTAATATTTCTAGTAATGAACCAGTTTTATTAGATCGTTTTTTAGAAAATGCGATAGAAGTTGATGTAGATATTGTTTGTGATAAAAAAACAGTGTTAATCGGTGGAATTATGGAACATGTTGAACAAGCAGGGGTTCATTCAGGCGATTCTGCATGTTCATTACCAGCTTATACTTTAAGTAATGAAATACAAAATTTAATACGTAAACAAGTACATAATCTTGCTGTTGAATTAGGTATTTGTGGACTTATGAATGTACAATTTGCAATAAAAAATAATGAAATTTATATTATAGAAGTAAACCCACGTGCTTCAAGAACTATACCTTTTGTGTCAAAAGCAACAGGTGTTTCTTTAGCTAAAGTTGCAGCGCGTATTATGGTTGGTAAAACATTAAAACAATTGAATATTACAAAAGAAATCATACCGCCATATTTTTCTATAAAAAAAGCAGTATTACCGTTTAATAAATTTCAAGGTATAGATCCAATTCTTGGTCCTGAAATGAGATCAACAGGAGAAGTTATGGGTGTTGGTAATACCTTTGCAGAAGCTTTTTCTAAAGCA
This Candidatus Providencia siddallii DNA region includes the following protein-coding sequences:
- the carB gene encoding carbamoyl-phosphate synthase large subunit, which translates into the protein MTKRIDIKSILILGAGPITIGQACEFDYSGVQACNAIKEEGYRVILVNSNLATIMTDPDIADVTYIQPINWEIVSKIIEKELPDAILPTMGGQTALNCVIDLERNGILKKFNIKMIGATVDAIDKAENRYRFNNAVKKIGLNTTRSGIAHNIHEAYYIVKKIGFPCIIRPSFTMGGAGSGIAYNNNDFKEICFSGFNLSPNNELLIDESLIGWKEYEMEVVRDKKDNCIIVCSIENFDPMGIHTGDSITVAPAQTLTDKDYQIMRNASISVLREIGIETGGANVQFALNPKDGRLVIIEMNPRVSRSSALASKATGFPIAKISAKLAIGYTLDELTNSITGNKTPASFEPSIDYVVTKIPRFNFEKFFGTNDRLTTQMKSIGEVMGIGRTFQESIQKALCGLEVGAAGFDSKILKNDKNTLKHIIYELKNPGAERIWYIADAFRIGLSINFIFNLTNIDCWFLSQIKELIKLEQLIAKKSINKITKKFLRILKRKGFSDARLAYLIRTDEKTIRKLRQNYNLYPVYKRVDTCAAEFITHTAYMYSTYEDECECNPNNKKPKIIILGSGPNRIGQGIEFDYCCVHASIALREDGYEIIMINCNPETVSTDYDISDRLYFEPITLESIVEIVRIEKPKGVIVQYGGQTPLKLSKSLEEAGVPIIGTSSDSIDRAENRKRFQQVINHLHLKQPKNITVTNVKEAIDKSYNIGYPLVVRPSYVLGGKAMEIIYNEKDLRNYFKNIFNISSNEPVLLDRFLENAIEVDVDIVCDKKTVLIGGIMEHVEQAGVHSGDSACSLPAYTLSNEIQNLIRKQVHNLAVELGICGLMNVQFAIKNNEIYIIEVNPRASRTIPFVSKATGVSLAKVAARIMVGKTLKQLNITKEIIPPYFSIKKAVLPFNKFQGIDPILGPEMRSTGEVMGVGNTFAEAFSKAMLSSNSIIKKPGRVLLSVRDEDKTRVINLAIELLNQGFKLDATKGTSLALKKAGIFSRLVNKVNEGNPHIQDMIQNGEYNYIVNTTSDKQAIKDSKLIRYNALKYNVYYDTTLNGSFATIISLNINPIKNIISLQEMHALIR